In one window of Ruminococcus albus AD2013 DNA:
- a CDS encoding TenA family protein, which produces MSKLSEKLYERAKPLWDKESENEFVAAMAEGTLEEEKYRAYMLQDYFYLIDYIDILEWMHGQAEDNEVAEFLKNAADSTRYEKDTVHIPNMKKLGISDEEISVAKKAPDSEEYLNYMMGKARESLVYGITALLQCSWSYAYIAKKVSDRYGDKLKSSPYSEWFSAYTSDEYQEANQRWIDILDRVVQDISSAEEEKLCMIFEKCAHYETRFWNIFISVKP; this is translated from the coding sequence ATGTCGAAGTTATCCGAAAAATTATATGAAAGAGCCAAGCCGCTTTGGGACAAAGAATCGGAAAATGAATTCGTTGCCGCAATGGCTGAGGGAACTCTTGAAGAAGAAAAGTACCGTGCCTATATGCTGCAGGACTACTTTTATCTGATAGACTATATTGATATACTGGAATGGATGCACGGACAGGCAGAGGATAATGAGGTCGCAGAGTTTTTGAAAAACGCCGCTGACAGCACACGGTATGAAAAGGACACTGTCCATATCCCAAACATGAAAAAACTGGGCATATCTGACGAAGAAATAAGCGTTGCCAAAAAAGCTCCCGACAGCGAGGAATACCTGAACTATATGATGGGCAAAGCCCGTGAAAGCCTGGTATACGGTATTACAGCCCTTTTACAGTGTTCATGGAGCTATGCCTACATCGCAAAGAAAGTTTCTGACAGGTACGGTGACAAGCTTAAAAGTTCACCTTATTCGGAATGGTTCAGCGCATACACATCTGACGAATATCAGGAAGCAAATCAGCGCTGGATAGATATCCTTGACCGCGTTGTGCAGGATATCTCATCTGCGGAAGAAGAAAAGCTGTGCATGATATTTGAAAAATGTGCTCATTATGAGACACGTTTCTGGAATATATTCATTTCGGTCAAACCATAA
- a CDS encoding class I SAM-dependent DNA methyltransferase produces the protein MENIKQKFDGYADQYDLWFKENSNLFESELRLFKKVLGDYSGKKMLSVGCGSGLFESFIDSSNIEGIEPSKDMGQIAEKRGVNVICYGLIEDIDLPEKKYDIIYFNGSSSYMEDLTPVYKKSLAAIKEGGKLILLDVPKESAFGFMYLLGKSLGTYDHEYLKGTMPGLPYPIELASSGVWHSTEEKIGVLKDLGVTKFSFYQTLVKNPMYTNEEPEEVSEGYKSGGYVAIIAEK, from the coding sequence ATGGAAAACATCAAGCAGAAATTTGACGGATATGCAGATCAGTACGATCTGTGGTTCAAGGAGAACTCCAACCTATTTGAGAGCGAACTCAGACTCTTCAAAAAGGTGCTGGGTGACTATTCAGGCAAGAAAATGTTATCGGTAGGCTGCGGCAGCGGTCTTTTTGAGAGCTTCATCGACAGCTCAAATATCGAAGGTATCGAGCCCTCAAAGGATATGGGACAGATAGCTGAAAAGCGCGGCGTCAACGTTATTTGCTACGGACTTATCGAGGATATCGACCTGCCCGAAAAAAAGTACGATATCATCTATTTCAACGGCAGTTCAAGCTATATGGAAGACCTGACTCCCGTATACAAGAAGAGCCTTGCAGCCATTAAAGAAGGCGGCAAGCTGATACTTCTCGATGTTCCAAAGGAGAGCGCATTCGGATTTATGTATCTGCTTGGCAAGAGCCTTGGAACCTATGACCACGAGTATCTCAAGGGAACAATGCCGGGACTTCCCTACCCCATCGAACTGGCTTCATCGGGTGTATGGCATTCCACCGAGGAGAAGATAGGCGTTCTCAAAGATCTGGGTGTAACAAAATTCTCCTTCTACCAGACCCTTGTGAAGAACCCCATGTACACCAACGAAGAACCCGAAGAGGTTTCCGAGGGCTACAAGAGCGGCGGATATGTTGCGATAATCGCTGAAAAATAA